GTCTTCACAGCCGACGCATGGACCTCCTTCCTCTCCAACGTCAGGGACGGCAAGTTCGAACTCTGAACGCGTAAGCACCAGACGCCCTCGGTGACTCTGCCCGTCACCGAGGGCGTCACTCGTTTGGACGATTGATCACTCTTTCTTTGGCCGACAACATCGAAAGTGCGCTAAGCATGTTCGTAGCGCACTTTCGTTGAAACCTGAGGGGTTCGCCCCCTCTGTCCCCAGAAGGAAGAGGTTCCCCATGGCCGCAGCACTCGCGGGCGAGACGGTCGAGGACGTGTTCGAGCTGGATGCGCAGGTCACGACCGAAGAGGTTCCGTTTCGGGAAATGGCCTGCCAGACCGACGACGGGTGTGGCCACACCTGCGAAAAGTCGGCCTGCACCACGACGGACTGACCATCCCTGCCCGGGGCCGGGCACCGCGTCCCGGCCCCGTCTTCTCGGCCACGGAGGTGGGGATGCCTACCCGCGACTACGCACACCACGGGACGGGGGTGCTGCGCGCCTCCGCGCGCACCGTCGAGCCCGCGTGGTGGCCCGATCCCGATGACGAGCACGACTGTCGGCAGTGGCTCGCTGAGGTGTGGGGCCTGCCCGGGTTGGCCGCCGCGATTCGCCACGCGAGCCCGATCCTTGCCGATCGGGTCCACAGCATCCTGGGGAACGACTCCGTGCGGGCCAAGGATGCGCGCCGCGCGGCGCTGTCCGTGACCCGTTATGTGCTGCGCTTCCGCCGATCGACTCCGTTCGGCCTGTTCACCGGTGTCGCCCCCGCCCGCGTGGCGCCGGAG
This genomic stretch from Actinopolyspora halophila DSM 43834 harbors:
- a CDS encoding FxLD family lanthipeptide; protein product: MAAALAGETVEDVFELDAQVTTEEVPFREMACQTDDGCGHTCEKSACTTTD